In a genomic window of Quercus lobata isolate SW786 chromosome 4, ValleyOak3.0 Primary Assembly, whole genome shotgun sequence:
- the LOC115985325 gene encoding uncharacterized protein LOC115985325 has protein sequence MDKISKKNGGDPSKDVQWSSVMDDTLVDTFLHQVIIGGRVNGTFTSKAYDDIVKELVEKFYMEINKDKVKNRQMTLKKNFHECYYIFKDGLSGFGWNDSLNIWTAKPEVWEPLIASKPTAKKWMTTPMPNYFKMAQLWAKNKANDDHAEIAKEKRARYAASTTIDEIDNLISQNEVSLENFEVEDDQSSPEINVAHS, from the exons ATGGATAAGATATCAAAGAAGAATGGTGGAGATCCAAGCAAAGATGTACAATGGAGTAGTGTTATGGATGATACTTTAGTGGATACTTTTTTACATCAGGTGATCATAGGTGGTAGAGTTAATGGAACTTTTACCTCTAAGGCATATGATGACATAGTGAAAGAGTTGGTTGAAAAATTTTACATGGAGATTAATAAGGATAAGGTGAAAAATCGACAAATGACATTGAAGAAGAATTTTCATGAATGCTATTACATATTTAAAGATGGATTGAGTGGTTTTGGATGGAATGATTCTTTAAATATATGGACAGCTAAACCAGAAGTTTGGGAGCCACTCATAGCG TCTAAACCTACAGCCAAGAAGTGGATGACAACACCTATGCCCAACTACTTTAAGATGGCACAactttgggctaaaaataaagcaaacGATGATCATGCTGAAATTGCAAAGGAGAAACGTGCAAGGTATGCTGCATCAACCACTATTGATgagattgataatttgatatctcAAAATGAAGTTTCTTTGGAGAACTTTGAAGTGGAAGATGATCAGAGTTCACCAGAAATTAATGTTGCACATTCTTAA